One Spea bombifrons isolate aSpeBom1 chromosome 1, aSpeBom1.2.pri, whole genome shotgun sequence DNA window includes the following coding sequences:
- the REEP6 gene encoding receptor expression-enhancing protein 6 isoform X2, with the protein MPSLRERFNSYINGDNLVSRLLGKLEAKSGIKKNYIATGSVCSLGLYLIFGYGASLVCNLIGFVYPAYTSIKAIESSDKKDDTIWLTYWVVYGVFSVVEFFSDIFLFWFPFYYLGKCAFLLWCMAPFSWNGSQILYSRFIRPFFLKHHQTVDSVVSDLGGQALSTAESLTREACKGAVIHSLESEKKK; encoded by the exons ATGCCTTCTCTCCGGGAGCGCTTCAATAGTTACATCAACGGAGACAACTTGGTCTCCCGCCTCCTAGGAAAGCTAGAGGCGAAATCGGGGATCAAGAAGAACTATATAGCGACCG GTTCCGTCTGCTCTTTGGGGTTGTACCTTATCTTCGGTTACGGAGCTTCTTTGGTATGCAATCTGATCGGCTTTGTATATCCAGCCTACACGTC gatTAAAGCGATAGAAAGTTCGGATAAAAAAGACGACACGATATGGCTGACGTATTGGGTGGTGTATGGGGTGTTCAGCGTGGTAGAATTCTTTTCTGATATATTTCTCTTCTGGTTTCCATTTTATTACCTAGGAAAG TGTGCCTTCCTGCTGTGGTGTATGGCTCCCTTTTCGTGGAATGGCTCTCAGATTCTTTATAGCCGCTTCATTCGGCCATTTTTCCTGAAGCACCACCAGACTGTGGACAGTGTAGTAAGTGACCTTGGAGGTCAAGCACTGAGCACTGCTGAATCACTGACAAGGGAAG CATGCAAAGGAGCAGTGATCCACTCCTTggaatcagaaaaaaagaaataa
- the C1H19orf25 gene encoding UPF0449 protein C19orf25 homolog has protein sequence MTSRAKKRIVLPSRPEPPSIEQILEDVRGAVASDPVFVSDLSDESLIPIHDMNSEREKKYMHSCSYVEMNNKLKESQALLKAKCDALRCAGKTLEGVIVKLREAAM, from the exons ATGACATCCAGAGCCAAGAAGCGAATTGTCCTTCCCTCTCGTCCGGAGCCACCAAGCATTGAGCAGATTTTGGAGGATGTCCGTGGGGCTGTAGCTTCTGATCCAGTGTTTGTCAGTGACCTCAGTGATG AGTCTTTAATTCCTATACACGACATGAACAGTGAAAGGGAAAAGAAGTATATGCACAGTTGCTCCTATGTTGAAATGAACAACAAACTGAAGGAATCTCAGGCCCTACTAAAGGCAAAATGTGATGCTTTAAGGTGTGCTGGTAAGACATTGGAGGGAGTTATCGTGAAGCTCAGAGAGGCTGCCATGTAA
- the REEP6 gene encoding receptor expression-enhancing protein 6 isoform X1 — MPSLRERFNSYINGDNLVSRLLGKLEAKSGIKKNYIATGSVCSLGLYLIFGYGASLVCNLIGFVYPAYTSIKAIESSDKKDDTIWLTYWVVYGVFSVVEFFSDIFLFWFPFYYLGKCAFLLWCMAPFSWNGSQILYSRFIRPFFLKHHQTVDSVVSDLGGQALSTAESLTREVLQTLTSSKSLLTREGGQQALPSTSHAKEQ; from the exons ATGCCTTCTCTCCGGGAGCGCTTCAATAGTTACATCAACGGAGACAACTTGGTCTCCCGCCTCCTAGGAAAGCTAGAGGCGAAATCGGGGATCAAGAAGAACTATATAGCGACCG GTTCCGTCTGCTCTTTGGGGTTGTACCTTATCTTCGGTTACGGAGCTTCTTTGGTATGCAATCTGATCGGCTTTGTATATCCAGCCTACACGTC gatTAAAGCGATAGAAAGTTCGGATAAAAAAGACGACACGATATGGCTGACGTATTGGGTGGTGTATGGGGTGTTCAGCGTGGTAGAATTCTTTTCTGATATATTTCTCTTCTGGTTTCCATTTTATTACCTAGGAAAG TGTGCCTTCCTGCTGTGGTGTATGGCTCCCTTTTCGTGGAATGGCTCTCAGATTCTTTATAGCCGCTTCATTCGGCCATTTTTCCTGAAGCACCACCAGACTGTGGACAGTGTAGTAAGTGACCTTGGAGGTCAAGCACTGAGCACTGCTGAATCACTGACAAGGGAAG TACTTCAGACTCTGACCAGCAGCAAATCTCTTCTGACACGCGAGGGTGGGCAACAAGCCCTTCCCAGCACCTCA CATGCAAAGGAGCAGTGA